A section of the Salmo trutta chromosome 4, fSalTru1.1, whole genome shotgun sequence genome encodes:
- the rab19 gene encoding ras-related protein Rab-19 isoform X1: protein MQSSVPEQDDSFDFLFKIVLVGDSDVGKTCVVQRFKSGVFMETQQNTIGVDFTVRTMLINGRKVKLQVWDTAGQERFRSITQSYYRSAHGAIVAYDITRRPTFDSLTHWIQEVEQDGAASVVLILIGNKSDRQSERQVLFEDACTLAEGKGALAALETSAKEAQNVEAAFMLMAQELMVRNGLALTDQHSQASPHFFPNAHPIHGSDPTDRKSCC, encoded by the exons ATGCAGTCCTCTGTGCCGGAGCAGGACGACTCCTTCGACTTCCTCTTTAAGATTGTCCTGGTGGGAGACTCGGACGTGGGGAAGACCTGCGTGGTCCAGAGATTTAAGTCTGGTGTCTTCATGGAGACACAGCAGAACACTATCGGGGTGGATTTCACCGTCAGAACCATGCTCATCAATGGCAGGAAGGTCAAG CTGCAGGTGTGGGACACAGCTGGACAGGAACGTTTCCGCTCGATCACCCAGAGTTATTACCGCAGCGCCCACGGCGCCATAGTGGCCTACGATATCACACGCCGGCCAACTTTTGACTCTTTGACACACTGGATCCAGGAAGTGGAACAAGATGGGGCTGCAAGCGTTGTGCTCATCCTCATTG GGAACAAGTCAGACAGGCAGTCGGAGAGACAGGTGCTGTTTGAGGATGCCTGTACCCTGGCAGAGGGGAAGGGTGCGCTGGCTGCCCTGGAGACCTCTGCGAAGGAGGCCCAGAATGTGGAGGCAGCCTTCATGCTCATGGCCCAGGAGCTGATGGTGAGAAACGGCCTCGCCCTCACAGACCAACACTCACAGGCCTCACCACACTTTTTCCCAAACGCCCATCCAATCCATGGCTCCGATCCTACAGACAGGAAGTCATGTTGTTGA
- the hdhd5 gene encoding haloacid dehalogenase-like hydrolase domain-containing 5, with product MAELLQRCNVLKFGWRLLKSSHAGAGKPLYISSQSFSNGHNLFGLLFDIDGVLVRGRTPIPAAKQIFRSLVDRKGKYKVPVVFVTNAGNSMRQTKAEQLSHLLEVEVSPDQVMLSHSPLRMFSQYHNMCVLVSGQGPVLEVAHNLGFQNVVTIDMLRDAYPLQDMVDHNRRPKDMVPPSKELPPIEAIILFGEPVRWETNLQLIMDVLLTNGKPGNALTTLQYPHIPVLACNMDLMWVAEAKNPRFGHGMFLVCLESLYKKVTGCELKYAALIGKPSVVTYNYAELLIRQQAESLGWTQPVERLYAIGDNPMADIYGANLYNRYLQSCHRTRALMQLGGGEPQSQPLEDPHEMTCAEMGGVTGAYGGEEPLPVGCSSILVCTGVYSRDQQELPPDPRHTVTEHRIFHGHRDFRFDPNLTQPSFMVQDVKEAVELVFQQEGWPLE from the exons ATGGCAGAGTTACTGCAAAGATGTAACGTTTTGAAATTTGGTTGGCGACTCCTGAAATCAAGTCACGCAGGAGCAGGCAAACCACTTTACATCTCATCACAGAGTTTCAGCAAT GGCCACAACTTGTTCGGGCTCCTCTTCGACATCGATGGGGTGCTAGTGCGGGGCCGCACACCCATCCCTGCAGCCAAACAGATCTTTAGGAGCTTGGTGGACCGGAAGGGGAAGTACAAAGTGCCTGTGGTGTTTGTGACCAACGCAGGGAACTCTATGAGGCAGACCAAAGCTGAACAACTGTCGCACCTGCTGGAAGTGGAA GTGTCTCCAGACCAGGTGATGCTGTCCCACAGTCCTTTGCGTATGTTCAGTCAGTATCACAACATGTGTGTGCTGGTGTCAGGCCAGGGCCCAGTGCTGGAGGTGGCTCATAA TCTGGGGTTTCAGAATGTTGTGACCATAGACATGCTGAGGGATGCCTATCCGCTTCAGGACATGGTGGATCACAACAGAAGACCCAAAGACATG GTTCCACCAAGTAAAGAGTTACCCCCGATAGAAG CCATCATTCTGTTTGGTGAGCCAGTCAGATGGGAGACCAACCTCCAGCTAATAATGGATGTGCTCTTAACCAATGGGAAGCCTGGGAATGCCCTGACAACACTGCAGTACCCTCACATTCCAGTGCTGGCCTGTAACATGGACCTGATGTGGGTGGCTGAGGCCAAGAACCCCAG GTTTGGTCACGGCATGTTTCTGGTGTGTCTGGAGAGTCTGTATAAGAAGGTGACTGGCTGTGAGCTGAAGTATGCAGCTCTGATCGGAAAGCCCAGTGTGGTGACCTATAACTATGCTGAGCTGCTCATCAGACAGCAGGCTGAGAGTCTGGGCTGGACTCAACCAGTGGAGAGACTCTACGCCATCGG tgacaacCCCATGGCAGACATCTACGGCGCCAACCTCTACAACCGCTACCTACAGTCCTGCCACCGCACCCGAGCCCTGATGCAGCTCGGAGGGGGGGAGCCTCAGAGCCAACCCCTGGAGGACCCCCACGAAATGACCTGTGCCGAGATGGGAGGGGTTACAGGGGCATACGGGGGCGAGGAGCCCCTCCCTGTGGGGTGCAGCTCCATCCTGGTGTGTACGGGGGTGTACAGCCGGGACCAGCAGGAACTGCCCCCTGACCCCAGGCATACGGTTACAGAGCATCGGATCTTCCACGGTCACAGGGACTTCCGCTTTGACCCCAACCTGACCCAGCCATCCTTCATGGTGCAGGATGTGAAGGAGGCTGTGGAGCTGGTGTTCCAGCAGGAGGGATGGCCtctggagtag
- the LOC115192779 gene encoding coiled-coil domain-containing protein 77, which translates to MMESPPTKDRQTDRTPGVEDSPLPPITERLAYLRPSRELLEFYRGKIAQFDGEHDDLMQMLEKYRGTTEDQHKLQWEVRQREGEISELQKALSDMQVYLFQEREQALRLYAENDRLKIRELEDRKKIQHLLALVGPDTGEITYFHCDPPHKVSIAQKKLEPRILDHRKMAKSRTGSAKEGSRTSRSEGVVNGGSPEQYRRDNQTLLLQVEALQAQMEEQTRLSKEQVESLLEDRRIHVEEGQVQHQRDQDRITVLTDKLDRTQNLLYESTRDFLQLKFETRAHEKGWMVEKDRLLRELDSTQDRLRKASDGHGREQPGPGSRGHGSSMALLLTQPQPDTQHVHREELRTVQEELKQAHRLAEMYREQCVTLETDLAQIREEGDMGREIFKDRSDKMAKRLQMTTQRYEALEKRRAMEVEGFKTDIKHLRQKLKDVEKQLFKVTLNVGPNQDLAILHEVRQTNARTKKVQGELKTLKAKIYGLENDLRYS; encoded by the exons ATGATGGAGTCACCTCCAACAAAAGACAG GCAGACAGACCGCACCCCTGGGGTGGAGGACTCTCCCCTGCCCCCCATCACTGAGCGCCTGGCCTACCTACGCCCCTCCAGAGAGCTGCTGGAGTTCTACAGGGGGAAGATCGCACAGTTTGATGGAGAACACGATGACCTGATGCAGATGCTGGAGAAGTACAGAGGCACCACAGAGGACCag CACAAGCTGCAGTGGGAGGTGCGACAGCGCGAAGGGGAGATATCTGAGCTGCAGAAGGCTTTGAGTGACATGCAGGTGTACCTCTTCCAGGAGAGGGAACAGGCGCTGCGTCTGTACGCAGAGAATGACAGACTCAAGATCAG AGAGCTGGAGGACAGGAAGAAAATCCAGCACCTGTTAGCCCTGGTGGGGCCAGACACTGGGGAGATCACCTACTTCCACTGTGACCCTCCACACAAG GTTAGCATAGCCCAGAAGAAACTAGAGCCCAGAATTCTGGATCATCGGAAGATGGCAAAGTCAAGAACTGGATCTGCAAAAG AGGGAAGCCGGACATCCAGATCAGAGGGAGTGGTGAATGGAGGAAGCCCAGAGCAGTACAGAAGAGACAACCAGACCTTACTACTACAG GTGGAGGCACTGCAGGCTCAGATGGAGGAGCAGACTCGTTTGTCCAAAGAGCAGGTGGAGTCTCTGCTGGAGGACCGGAGGATCCACGTGGAGGAGGGACAGGTCCAGCACCAGAGAGACCAGGACCGCATCACTGTACTCACTGACAA GCTGGACCGGACCCAGAACCTGCTGTACGAGAGCACCAGGGACTTCCTACAGCTGAAGTTTGAGACGCGGGCCCACGagaagggctggatggtggagAAGGACCGGCTGCTGCGAGAGCTGGACTCGACCCAGGACCGTCTGAGGAAAGCCAGTGATGGTCACGGGAGGGAGCAACCGGGACCAGGATCCAGAGGACACGGCAGCAGCATGGCTCTGCTTCTAACCCAGCCCCAGCCTGACACACAGCACGTCCACAGGGAGGAGCTCAGG ACAGTGCAGGAAGAGCTGAAGCAGGCCCACCGCCTGGCTGAGATGTACAGGGAGCAGTGTGTTACCCTGGAGACAGACCTGGCTCAGATCAGAGAGGAGGGGGACATGGGCAGGGAGATTTTCAAG GATCGGTCGGACAAGATGGCGAAGCGTCTTCAGATGACGACCCAGCGGTACGAGGCCCTGGAGAAGAGGAGGGCCATGGAGGTGGAGGGCTTCAAGACCGACATCAAACACCTCCGACAGAAACTCAAAGATGTGGAGAAACAGCTTTTCAAG GTCACCCTGAACGTGGGCCCGAATCAGGACCTGGCCATCCTACACGAAGTGCGTCAGACCAACGCTCGGACCAAGAAGGTCCAGGGGGAGCTGAAGACCCTGAAGGCCAAGATCTACGGCCTGGAGAACGACCTCCGATACAGCTGA
- the rab19 gene encoding ras-related protein Rab-19 isoform X2, translating into METQQNTIGVDFTVRTMLINGRKVKLQVWDTAGQERFRSITQSYYRSAHGAIVAYDITRRPTFDSLTHWIQEVEQDGAASVVLILIGNKSDRQSERQVLFEDACTLAEGKGALAALETSAKEAQNVEAAFMLMAQELMVRNGLALTDQHSQASPHFFPNAHPIHGSDPTDRKSCC; encoded by the exons ATGGAGACACAGCAGAACACTATCGGGGTGGATTTCACCGTCAGAACCATGCTCATCAATGGCAGGAAGGTCAAG CTGCAGGTGTGGGACACAGCTGGACAGGAACGTTTCCGCTCGATCACCCAGAGTTATTACCGCAGCGCCCACGGCGCCATAGTGGCCTACGATATCACACGCCGGCCAACTTTTGACTCTTTGACACACTGGATCCAGGAAGTGGAACAAGATGGGGCTGCAAGCGTTGTGCTCATCCTCATTG GGAACAAGTCAGACAGGCAGTCGGAGAGACAGGTGCTGTTTGAGGATGCCTGTACCCTGGCAGAGGGGAAGGGTGCGCTGGCTGCCCTGGAGACCTCTGCGAAGGAGGCCCAGAATGTGGAGGCAGCCTTCATGCTCATGGCCCAGGAGCTGATGGTGAGAAACGGCCTCGCCCTCACAGACCAACACTCACAGGCCTCACCACACTTTTTCCCAAACGCCCATCCAATCCATGGCTCCGATCCTACAGACAGGAAGTCATGTTGTTGA